Proteins from a single region of Psilocybe cubensis strain MGC-MH-2018 chromosome 3, whole genome shotgun sequence:
- a CDS encoding Non-structural maintenance of chromosomes element 1-like protein (Non-structural maintenance of chromosomes element 1 homolog), whose amino-acid sequence MVTPGDVDRLFLQAVLSRGIMSIELAQLLWGKCIKAVNDSDSTLKIPHRQDRQSWEAFISKINDSLDKLELEFRTLRDETTGKEMYALATYLFKSSVFQVNLKGDEVAQLATDYTPPEITFFKAIVEQIMLAPNESFVISDMAALREPSAIGLTTVTKIQAEIILASFVQKGWLLKSRAGRYTLSTRSLIELQPYLKSHYPDEILECTICMEILTRGVACHTANCKARLHFHCFTTYRRRHGGCPSCSAPWPANARDHPLVPVGEGAYSGLNNQRRTRTTTPSEGDENEELEELEEPTQNAAPAEGASKQPVEIKKERRGADMDVGGEEDVPTQPTQRRRSGRH is encoded by the exons ATGGTCACCCCTGGTGATGTCGACCGACTTTTTCTCCAAGCTGTCCTTTCTCGCGGTATTATGTCAATCGAGCTTGCTCAACTCCTTTGGGGAAAATGTATCAAAGCTGTAAATG ACTCCGATAGTACCCTAAAAATTCCCCACCGACAAGATAGGCAATCCTGGGAGGCTTTTATTTCGAAAATTAACGATTCATTGGATAAATTGGAGCTGGAATTCCGCACATTACGTGACGAGACGACTGGTAAAGAGATGTATGCATTGGCAA CATACCTATTCAAATCATCTGTATTTCAGGTTAATTTGAAAGGGGACGAGGTCGCGCAGCTCGCTACCGATTACACGCCTCCAGAGATCACCTTTTTCAAAGCGATT GTGGAACAAATCATGCTGGCACCAAATGAATCATTTGTGATATCCGATATGGCTGCCCTCAGAGAGCCTAGTGCGATTGGGCTGACGACCGTTACCAAAATACAAGCAGAGATCATCCTAGCAAGTTTTGTACAGAAAGGATGGCTACTAAAAAGCAG GGCCGGTCGCTATACTCTTTCCACTCGTTCTCTCATTGAACTACAGCCTTATCTCAAATCCCACTACCCTGACGAAATCCTTGAATGTACAATTTGCATGGAG ATTTTGACTCGCGGAGTTGCATGCCACACTGCAAACTGTAAAGCCCGATTACATTTCCACTGCTTCACAACTTATCGACGAAGGCATGGGGGTTGCCCCTCATGCAGCGCTCCTTGGCCAGCCAACGCAAGGGACCATCCCTTGGTCCCAGTTGGAGAAGGCGCTTATAGCGGTTTAAATAACCAAAGGCGCACTCGGACAACCACTCCGAGTGAAGGAGATGAAAACGAAGAATTGGAGGAGTTGGAGGAGCCAACGCAAAACGCTGCGCCTGCTGAAGGAGCTTCCAAACAGCCTGTTGAAATCAAAAAAGAACGTCGTGGAGCGGATATGGATGTGGGCGGCGAAGAAGACGTACCAACGCAACCAACACAGCGGCGCAGAAGTGGAAGGCATTGA
- a CDS encoding Spastin — translation MRSNSFLRKSHAWLRQTSTGAYHNTPLTSSRSLRYKRLGFLANAPSFNRSLSSTGLPSGHETNAWCTEEINGAAEESSVEPTPPKDSAVEDLEKTILKPRRIRTSTSSPGSPREGDSVQLPAGLDAEILFAPTQSQMDAGDKDALPPPEIFNEALDNLMITLHPQNQHRAMLASGPSTRPIEPTLGLYCPIEGGDYVIDNTVRELAFRTGSEVLVLDSVQLAAGEWGAFGKGASALNLPDNPLHFASPPTSSLANRTRKAKEDREDDLEEDEGSQLMFAAPTKVSFTLPKILTSAVGRNLLAPNSRKPSSPSKLDTFFESLVNMPLPAEELGESSLTVKNRPRLIYIRDFPTLAPSSSTWYPSLLAAVRQRRKKILSRISNTTSSPVTIIFGMTPSVTHPSSSGAAGFNGSNFINLLNSRPFANPSSPSQMTPAGKAENAFDWSESEVAEAAREKRLRSRLRKWAKNTSSLHDEFPSLSDSPEGDNSSKSGIVLIGGPDSQVSLPHMLNLDLSSEPSSESNSRFFRASVLVPSSRSISKEREIRIARRREINELIMRMGVGAIGGTIEATPASSEFASLDSAGAPSSDSAISGSSTSKTSTGSIWETWGNKVEVWSDVRKISDRAMGSVLASQTSFNDHEKVTLAPTIIPWSAIRSAWKSCYSMNDTKRDWMKDIMGSLVDRDDVEGEQEKVENAGTEGDKVVESLKNDPELDQHEARLLPCIVDSGSITTTFKQVHLPSHTIDSIRTIVSLPLLHPHAFQQGILKEHTMTGCLLFGPPGTGKTLAVRALAKEAGCRMLAVSPSDVMDMYVGEGEKLVRAVFALARKLSPCVVFLDEIDALFGARMSARDSGSAFAHRGIITEFMQEMDGLKSSKEDNVIVIGATNRPFDLDDAVLRRLPRRLLVDLPGEKERKGISHLLIFSSRSADLSISVEILKILLRDENLAPDLSIDALAKQTDGFSGSDLKHLCVSAALDSVKEHMQLPWVSRHNVTAISVTTKRSVPLDAVQSTPQTDLLPDLPAPLDISPTIPSDELVAPTEAQGVRTQEILPTPTQEPVLESTAETLHATPGIVEKTRTLHLHNFTQALKEITPSSSEALGSLADLRKWNDEFGEGRRDKKKHQVWGKGRFGFINNHLDKPGDSRVSKE, via the exons ATGAGGTCGAACTCTTTCTTGCGCAAGTCGCATGCGTGGCTCAGACAGACTTCGACTGGCGCTTACCATAATACACCATTAACTAGTTCGCGGTCCCTGCGATACAAACGCCTTGGATTTTTGGCAAATGCACCCTCCTTTAACCGATCATTGTCGTCAACTGGATTACCTTCAGGTCATGAAACTAACGCATGGTGTACagaagaaatcaatggagCAGCAGAGGAATCTTCAGTCGAGCCTACACCCCCGAAAGACTCCGCCGTTGAGGACCTGGAGAAGACAATTCTAAAACCTAGAAGAATACGAACTAGCACATCCTCTCCCGGGAGTCCAAGGGAAGGGGACTCTGTTCAACTTCCAGCGGGACTAGATGCTGAAATTCTCTTTGCGCCAACCCAGAGTCAGATGGATGCGGGTGACAAAGATGCACTTCCCCCACCCGAAATATTCAATGAAGCATTGGACAACCTCATGATTACCCTCCACCCTCAGAATCAACATAGAGCAATGCTTGCGTCTGGACCCTCGACTCGACCCATTGAACCGACTCTTGGACTTTATTGTCCAATCGAGGGAGGGGACTACGTGATTGATAATACTGTTCGGGAGCTTGCATTTCGAACGGGTTCCGAGGTCCTGGTGCTCGATAGTGTACAGCTAGCAGCTGGGGAATGGGGAGCGTTTGGAAAAG GTGCAAGCGCGTTGAATCTTCCGGATAATCCACTACATTTTGCCTCACCGCCAACCTCATCACTGGCGAACCGTACCCGGAAGGCAAAAGAAGACCGAGAAGATGATcttgaggaagatgaagggtCACAGCTTATGTTTGCGGCACCTACCAAGGTGTCCTTTACTTTGCCGAAAATCTTGACCTCTGCTGTTGGTCGCAATCTGTTGGCCCCAAATTCACGGAAACCATCTTCCCCATCAAAATTAGATACCTTCTTTGAAAGTCTTGTCAATATGCCACTACCTGCAGAAGAACTTGGAGAATCATCACTTACTGTGAAAAACCGTCCACGCCTCATCTACATTCGCGATTTTCCGACTTTAGCACCATCTTCCTCAACATGGTATCCCTCTCTACTCGCGGCTGTGCGACAGCGACGAAAGAAAATTTTGTCCCGTATCTCTAATACGACTTCATCCCCAGTGACAATCATCTTTGGTATGACACCGTCGGTCACACACCCCTCAAGTAGCGGAGCAGCGGGATTCAACGGCAGTAATTTCATAAATCTACTCAATAGTCGCCCCTTTGCCAACCCTTCAAGCCCTTCACAAATGACACCCGCAGGAAAAGCAGAAAATGCATTTGATTGGAGTGAAAGTGAGGTTGCGGAGGCTGCAAGGGAGAAAAGGCTCCGTTCAAGACTACGCAAATGGGCAAAGAATACGAGCTCTTTGCATGATGAATTCCCTAGTTTATCGGACTCCCCTGAGGGCGATAACTCCTCAAAATCGGGCATCGTGCTCATCGGTGGACCGGATTCTCAAGTTTCTTTGCCTCACATGCTAAACTTGGACCTCTCCTCAGAACCGTCAAGCGAATCCAATTCGCGGTTCTTCCGGGCATCTGTGCTTGTTCCAAGCTCACGATCAATATCCAAAGAACGGGAAATTCGCATTGCCAGGAGACGAGAAATCAATGAACTTATTATGCGGATGGGAGTCGGTGCAATTGGCGGCACAATAGAAGCGACACCAGCTTCCTCTGAATTTGCTTCATTGGATTCTGCAGGAGCTCCATCTTCGGATTCCGCAATTTCTGGTTCTTCGACGTCGAAAACATCAACAGGATCCATTTGGGAAACCTGGGGAAATAAGGTCGAAGTCTGGTCTGACGTTCGTAAAATCTCTGATCGGGCTATGGGGAGTGTTCTGGCCTCTCAGACTTCTTTCAACGATCATGAAAAGGTCACATTAGCACCCACTATCATACCATGGTCGGCAATCCGAAGTGCGTGGAAGTCGTGCTATTCTATGAACGACACAAAGAGGGACTGGATGAAAGATATAATGGGTAGTCTTGTGGACCGTGATGATGTCGAAGGAGAACAAGAAAAGGTAGAAAATGCTGGAACCGAAGGGGATAAGGTTGTCGAAAGCCTCAAAAATGACCCTGAACTTGACCAACACGAAGCTCGATTATTGCCTTGCATCGTTGATTCTG GGTCAATAACGACGACATTCAAACAGGTCCACCTACCCAGTCATACAATCGATTCGATTCGCACGATTGTATCACTACCGCTGCTTCATCCTCACGCGTTTCAGCAAGGTATTCTCAAGGAACATACAATGACTGGTTGTCTTCTCTTTGGACCTCCAGGAACAGGAAAAACTTTGGCCGTTCGTGCTCTTGCCAAGGAAGCAGGATGTCGCATGCTTGCAGTGTCTCCATCGGACGTCATGGATATG TACGTCGGAGAAGGCGAAAAGCTTGTGAGGGCAGTTTTTGCTCTTGCCCGAAAACTTTCTCCTTGTGTCGTGTTCTTGGATGAAATTGACGCTTTGTTTGGTGCTCGCATGTCTGCCCGTGATAGTGGAAGCGCCTTCGCTCACCGAGGTATCATCACGGAATTCATGCAGGAAATGGATGGCCTCAAGTCTTCCAAAGAGGATAACGTTATTGTCATTGGCGCCACCAACAGACCCTTCGACCTTGACGATGCAGTACTTCGTCGTCTCCCTCGCAGATTGCTTGTCGACCTTCCTGGCGAAAAAGAGCGCAAAGGTATCTCACATCTTTTAATATTTTCATCTAGGTCTGCTGACCTATCGATATCTGTAGAAATCTTGAAAATTCTCCTCCGAGATGAAAATCTGGCTCCTGATCTCAGCATCGACGCCCTGGCAAAGCAGACTGACGGATTTTCTGGATCGGACCTCAAAC ACCTGTGTGTCTCAGCAGCTTTGGATTCAGTCAAAGAGCATATGCAACTGCCTTGGGTATCGAGGCATAATGTAACTGCAATCAGTGTGACAACGAAGCGCTCCGTTCCTCTGGATGCCGTTCAATCAACCCCTCAGACCGACTTGCTTCCCGACTTACCGGCTCCCCTTGATATCTCTCCTACGATCCCATCCGACGAATTAGTCGCGCCTACTGAGGCGCAGGGCGTTCGTACACAAGAGATTTTACCTACACCCACCCAGGAACCAGTGCTGGAGAGTACCGCGGAGACACTGCATGCGACTCCAGGAATTGTCGAGAAGACACGGactcttcatcttcacaaCTTTACTCAAGCTCTGAAGGAGATTACACCTTCGTCTTCTGAGGCTTTGGGAAGCCTCGCTGATCtgaggaaatggaatgaCGAGTTCGGTGAAGGTCGCAGAGATAAAAAGAAACATCAGGTTTGGGGCAAGGGACGTTTTGGGTTTATCAACAATCATCTGGATAAACCTGGCGACAGTAGGGTATCCAAGGAGTAA
- a CDS encoding DNA damage-binding protein CMR1 — translation MLLSPTSTSAIPLPPQPHAFWGKFKPKPKEGEPKQGPMAVARPRLLTLAYGEMETLRMLPNTFGELMAAAQDWTKPPPDAMFNLRVPVEYASIQAARLVAGPYIYLTGEDSYQIAIMGVQGIRVEIVSDAPPPPDEPPPPPVLEMPGTFNLELTPGQTVALDVTVSSDELDMSRMEDGTLVDGMFWGKLDIIHSGDTHTMEFSGTKVPPGEDIPQDLMIDNRIISKLATVAKPTAAKCNLTILSPTIQYCDVVLTFSTLWKAGVAWPPPEQIEEHKVKYFMRVHPGGALEHFESEMVSTALYYEAIPDASMLDPDNFIAPRNGFAMSFRDFVPHLMAVLDQLGMSLHARTAFINNNVSAFAAHKNIAYRFLSPSKIAAAVDIAVTTDPCVFTRLFLIFRGLNDEEVGMFAGAGEKEANAHNWREIVGWSEHSKDPEQFRVLETSVELDREANIAKNRALFENLGLKDAVKNLGTSTKTNKSTAKPVQPRARVKRERSEVEAPRRQSRRLLTKLQNDRDETPEERKKREAEEQIQLAREAEARLEAEEKARMAKRPRHDTLNFKTLAEADVPQDISKLSETMQDLAQNTVPRRTGNPEDFTYKEESKHQKEVKEIREKVKNLKVISRAKVTTNRVYCAAYHSDVTKDLIFFGDKHGQLGIWDARAPPDEENEDEDIAPENREGGKYWRLQLHWPATSKSSISSIKLDPIDSHNIYTSSYDCTIRSLSFVSGSSTEIYSTDEKALISSIDLPVTGQEIWLSDSNGGVTHLDLREEKSKARRYELSEQKIGGISINPTRPNFLLTASNSRYVKIWDTRKLFDMPIELLDKEAANEKSLDFDQSIINEYLATDAGKGMFRGEWRHDKSASSAYWDPRGRSIVSTSYDDTIRLWDIQSPAFKSEAEFPSMRPFCHIKHNCQTGKWLTILRAQWSPNPDVYPHFTVGNMDHSLDIYSAKGDLITQLSDPTMISAVQAVTCSHPTLVERAASGNASGRCILWAPESLAMV, via the exons ATGCTTCTTTCTCCGAC GTCCACAAGTGCTattccccttccccctcAACCTCACGCCTTCTGGGGTAAAttcaaaccaaaaccaaaggaAGGAGAGCCGAAGCAAGGGCCAATGGCAGTAGCAAGGCCCCGTTTGTTAACTCTTGCTTATGGCGAAATGGAGACGTTGCGGATG CTGCCCAATACTTTTGGT GAGCTAATGGCCGCAGCACAAGACTGGACCAAACCTCCTCCAGACGCCATGTTCAACCTACGCGTACCAGTTGAATACGCCTCGATACAGGCTGCT CGATTAGTCGCTGGTCCTTACATCTAT CTTACTGGCGAAGACTCTTATCAAATAGCTATAATGGGTGTACAAGGTATAAGAGTCGAGATCGTCAGCGATGCTCCGCCGCCCCCAGATGAACCACC GCCGCCTCCTGTTCTTGAAATGCCTGGAACTTTTAATCTGGAACTCACTCCTGGTCAAACAGTCGCTTTAGATGTAACTGTAAGCTCTGATGAGTTGGATATGTCGAGAATGGAAGATGGTACATTGGTTGATGGAATGTTTTGGGGAAAACTCGACATTATACATTCCGGTGACACTCACACAATGGAATTCAGCGGGACTAAAGTTCCACCCGGCGAGGACATTCCCCAAGACCTAATGATTGACAATAGGATCATCAGCAAACTGGCTACTGTAGCTAAGCCCACAGCAGCCAAATGCAATCTTACTATCCTATCTCCGACTATCCAATACTGTGACGTTGTTCTCACTTTTTCCACTCTTTGGAAAGCTGGTGTTGCATGGCCACCTCCGGAACAAATTGAAGAGCACAAGGTAAAATATTTCATGCGTGTACATCCTGGAGGTGCCCTTGAGCATTTCGAGAGCGAAATGGTATCTACTGCTTTGTACTATGAAGCCAT ACCCGATGCATCCATGCTGGATCCTGACAACTTCATTGCCCCCCGTAATGGATTCGCGATGTCGTTCCGTGATTTCGTACCTCATTTAATGGCTGTACTGGATCAACTGGGGATGTCATTACACGCTCGTACTGCCTTTATCAA CAATAACGTATCGGCATTCGCAGCGCACAAAAACATTGCATACCGGTTCTTGTCTCCCAGCAAAATTGCCGCCGCTGTTGATATCGCTGTAACGACTGACCCATGCGTCTTCACTCGTTTATTCCTTATTTTTCGTGGATTGAATGACGAAGAAGTTGGGATGTTTGCAGGAGCGGGAGAGAAGGAAGCAAATGCTCACAATTGGAGAGAAATTGTCGGCTGGTCCGAGCATTCGAAAGACCCAGAGCAATTTAGGGTACTAGAGACTTCTGT TGAACTTGACCGTGAAGCCAACATTGCAAAAAATCGTGCACTATTCGAGAATCTGGGCCTGAAAGATGCTGTCAAGAATCTTGGGACGTCAACCAAAACTAATAAAAGTACAGCAAAACCTGTCCAACCAAGGGCTCGAGTGAAGCGCGAGAGATCGGAAGTAGAGGCTCCACGGCGTCAGTCAAGACGGCTTCTTACCAAGCTTCAGAATGATAGAGATGAGACgccagaagaaaggaagaaacgGGAG GCGGAAGAGCAGATACAGTTGGCGAGGGAAGCTGAGGCAAGGCTagaagctgaagaaaaggCACGCATGGCGAAACGGCCACGCCACGATACTCTCAACTTTAAAACTCTTGCGGAAGCAGACGTCCCACAAGATATATCCAAGCTCTCGGAAACAATGCAAGATCTTGCCCAAAACACGGTTCCGCGACGCACAGGAAACCCCGAAGACTTTACTTACAAGGAAGAGTCGAAACATCAGAAGGAAGTCAAAGAAATTCGtgaaaaagtcaaaaaccTCAAGGTTATATCAAGAGCAAAAGTAACGACAAATAGGGTTTATTGTGCGGCATACCATTCCGACGTCACTAAAGATTTGATATTCTTCGGAG ACAAACATGGTCAACTTGGTATATGGGATGCCAGGGCTCCACctgatgaagaaaatgaagatgaagacattgcacCAGAGAATAGGGAAGGTGGCAAGTACTGGCGACTCCAACTCCACTGGCCAGCAACTTCAAAGTCTTCCATCTCAAGCATCAAGCTAGACCCCATTGACAGTCATAAT ATTTATACAAGCTCTTATGACTGCACGATACGCAGTTTATCTTTTGTCTCGGGCTCTTCCACTGAAATATATAGCACCGATGAGAAGGCTCTGATATCAAGCATCGACTTGCCTGTAACTGGACAAGAAATATGGTTGTCAGACAGTAACGGCGGAGTTACCCACCTCGACCTGCGCGAAGAAAAATCTAAAGCACGTAGGTATGAACTTTCGGAACAGAAAATTGGAGGCATCAGTATCAACCCCACCCGTCCCAATTTCTTACTCACCGCGAGTAATAGTCGTTATGTAAA AATTTGGGACACACGGAAGCTCTTTGATATGCCAATAGAATTGCTAGACAAGGAAGCAGCAAACGAAAAGTCTCTAGATTTTGATCAATCTATTATCAACGAATATCTTGCAACAGATGCAGGAAAAGGCATGTTCCGCGGAGAGTGGAGACACGACAAGTCTGCAAGTTCGGCGTACTGGGATCCAAGAGGGCGTTCGATCGTCAGCACCAGTTATGACGACACAATTCGAT TATGGGACATTCAATCCCCAGCATTCAAATCCGAAGCGGAGTTCCCGAGCATGAGGCCTTTCTGTCACATTAAACACAACTGCCAAACT GGCAAGTGGTTAACGATTTTGCGAGCACAGTGGAGCCCGAACCCTGATGTCTATCCTCATTTCACT GTCGGCAATATGGATCATTCTTTGGATATCTACTCTGCCAAG GGAGATCTCATAACGCAGCTATCTGATCCCACAAT GATAAGCGCTGTTCAGGCGGTTACATGCTCACACCCTACTCTTGTGGAACGCGCCGCTAGCGGCAATGCCAGTGGAAGGTGCATTTTATGGGCACCTGAATCTTTGGCAATGGTGTAG
- a CDS encoding DNA primase large subunit, with product MFKGGQSTSNDYGSFQVENFGTLKYPFTLNFYDEPPTFDVTIEDFETSALDRLRILAEIESSAARNRSWEETKQVTSAQCSKYLPLSPTMTKSLERDAQRRRDHLSHFVLRLAFCRSEDLRRRFVKAETTLFKIRYDEDIATEREAFLNSRDFNWIPVDPNEALSVDKDYRKSEKYYKVKWTRVPDLVEKRKVVLKGGWAYVPSRELSSIVFQEFEVRLEKALETTARLLPRLDEDTRIVPILDNLSQGFLSGISSDWANNSGQTNSDELKAEQIDDLAKKHFPLCMRTLHSTLQRDHHLKYAGRQQYGLFLKVLGLSIEESVAFWRKSFSGFTDDQFNKKYKYNIRHHYGLEGKRVNYPARSCMQLLMDSGASDHGCPYRTYSPENLQTALLSAYSPLGLRQSDLGEVMAAVNTKHFHVACTRVYEITHASNGVSKGQGLGNGESVTHPNEYAAKSMELLKSSEAMVVDS from the exons ATGTTTAAAGGCGGTCAGAGCACGTCAAATGATTATGGCTCTTTTCAGGTCGAAAATTTTGGCACTCTTAAATACCCATTCACACTCAACTT CTACGATGAGCCACCCACGTTTGATGTTACCATTGAAGACTTTGAAACGTCAGCTTTGGACCGCCTTCGCATACTTGCAGAAATCGAATCATCCGCCGCCCGCAATAGGTCCTGGGAGGAAACCAAACAAGTGACATCCGCTCAATGTTCAAAATATCTTCCTCTGAGTCCTACCATGACCAAAAGCCTCGAACGAGACGCTCAGAGACGAAGAGATCACCTTAGCCATTTCGTGCTGCGATTAGCTTTCTGCCGTTC GGAGGATCTGAGGCGTAGGTTTGTCAAAGCAGAGACAACATTGTTCAAAATTCGCTACGACGAGGATATAGCGACTGAGCGGGAGGCTTTTCTCAATTCACGAGATTTTAACTGGATACCG GTCGATCCTAACGAAGCACTATCTGTAGACAAGGATTACCGCAAATCAGAAAAATACTATAAG GTAAAATGGACACGGGTTCCAGATCTCGTGGAAAAACGCAAAGTCGTCCTGAAAGGTGGCTGGGCATACGTTCCCAGTCGTGAGCTATCCAGTATCGTGTTTCAGGAGTTTGAAGTCCGTTTAGAAAAGGCATTGGAG ACGACAGCTCGTCTACTGCCTCGTTTAGACGAAGACACGCGGATTGTACCTATTCTTGACAACCTTTCTCAAGGCTTTTTATCGGGCATCTCCTCAGATTGGGCTAATAACTCTGGCCAAACAAATTCCGATGAACTTAAAGCTGAGCAAATTGATGATTTAGCGAAGAAACATTTCCCACTGTGTATGAGAACTTTACATAGCACCTTGCAAAGGGATCATCACTTGAAGTATGCTGGACGTCAACAGTACGGATTGTTCTTGAAG GTCTTGGGTTTGTCGATTGAGGAGTCCGTGGCATTTTGGCGGAAATCCTTCAGCGGATTTACAGATGACCAATTCAACAAAAAGTACAAGTATAACATTCGCCATCACTACGGTTTAGAGGGTAAAAGGGTAAATTATCCCGCACGAAG TTGCATGCAACTGCTCATGGATTCCGGGGCTTCGGATCATGGTTGCCCATACCGAACATATTCCCCCGAAAATTTACAAACAGCACTCCTATCGGCATATTCGCCGCTTGGGCTTCGGCAGTCAGATCTGGGAGAAGTAATGGCTGCCGTCAACACCAAGCACTTCCATGTGGCATGCACTCGTGTGTACGAAATAACGCATGCTTCAAATGGTGTGAGCAAGGGCCAAGGTCTGGGTAATGGAGAGAGCGTAACTCATCCCAACGAATACGCGGCGAAGAGTATGGAATTGCTGAAGTCAAGTGAAGCTATGGTTGTTGATTCGTGA
- a CDS encoding Swi1-interacting protein swi3, which translates to MDLDNIWDEPILQDSPKRPKSIVNEDDSEEILPQPTKRPRQALFLADSDDDDVEVPPSRVVQRAPPAQDIDIDALFADIDNEEEVGAFQPLAPRLSDAELARQAEERAKRDAPLPFTPHQIIPSSSPQRDTGNPNRSNSKSGTMDDPDKQEKKERRKLAKLDENRLLSKSGFPELIRMTKDFRMKGKGHEATDLNRLLQTYQYWTHQLYPKTQFRDTVERVEKLCHSRRMNVALSVWRDEAHGRPSKQTNTSEGEDSEDEDGQSKNQNTSPSRASSPPLSAPPSEGDMLERPSPQSFEAPPNSGRDEDEQEDFWRSLDEFNNDTSSESLPVPTTAPSSTMDEDEEMWDLIDEVERAEQAAKQSASSNAAAPSTEPPGNHNLEEDEWEDMYL; encoded by the exons ATGGACCTCGACAACATATGGGACGAACCTATACTCCAGGACTCTCCAAAGCGTCCCAAATCTATTGTAAATGAAGATGATAGCGAAGAAATTCTGCCACAACCAACGAAGCGCCCTCGTCAGGCGTTATTTCTTGCCGACtcggatgacgatgatgttGAGGTACCACCCAGTAGGGTCGTGCAGAGAGCGCCTCCAGCGCAAGATATAGATATCGACGCGCTTTTCGCAGATATTgataatgaagaagaagttgGAGCCTTTCAACCGCTCGCACCGCGTCTCAGCGACGCAGAACTAGCACGACAAGCTGAGGAGCGGGCAAAACGAGATGCGCCTCTGCCATTTACGCCCCATCAGATCATTCCAAGCAGTTCTCCCCAACGAGATACTGGGAATCCAAATAGAAGCAACTCAAAAAGTGGAACGATGGATGATCCGGATAAAcaagagaaaaaggaacGCCGCAAGCTCGCAAAACTCGACGAAAATCGATTACTTAGTAAATCGGGGTTTCCAGAACTTATTAGGATGACCAAGGACTTTAGaatgaaaggaaaaggcCATGAG GCAACAGATTTAAATCGGCTACTTCAGACATACCAATACTGGACGCATCAGCTATACCCTAAAACCCAATTCCGGGACACAGTCGAGCGCGTTGAAAAGCTTTGCCATTCACGTCGCATGAAT GTGGCACTGTCGGTTTGGCGCGATGAGGCACACGGACGGCCAAGTAAGCAAACCAACACCAGTGAGGGGGAGGATagtgaagacgaagatgggcaatcaaaaaaccaaaacacAAGTCCCTCTCGTGCATCGTCGCCgcctctttctgctcctccaTCTGAAGGGGACATGTTGGAACGACCTTCCCCCCAAAGTTTCGAAGCCCCACCCAATTCTGGTCGCGACGAAGACGAACAAGAAGATTTCTGGAGATCATTAGATGAATTCAACAATGATACCTCGTCCGAGTCCCTACCTGTTCCGACGACAGCACCCAGTTCGACtatggatgaggatgaagaaatgTGGGATCTCATAGACGAAGTTGAACGGGCTGAACAAGCTGCCAAACAATCGGCCAGCTCCAATGCGGCGGCACCTTCCACAGAGCCTCCAGGGAACCATAatctggaagaagacgaatGGGAAGATATGTATCTATAA
- a CDS encoding CDP-diacylglycerol--serine O-phosphatidyltransferase: MSRRKSSTTTPDMDELKTTALHQYQDTDGHFSLVRNFRLADLVTIMNGVCGSFSIFSSARYLLTNDPEYLWTAMIFPLAGLMFDFMDGKVARWRKSSSMLGQELDSLADLISFGVAPSLLAFVVGLRTYLDTVILTGFICCGLARLARFNATVALIPKNDGGKAKYFEGLPIPSSLGLVGVLSYWAKKGWIEGQQGIPWGTTTLWGVKGGRGEVHLVSFIFAFWAAAMVSKTLRVPKP, encoded by the exons ATGTCCCGACGAAAATCTTCGACGACCACCCCAGACATGGACGAACTCAAAACTACGGCCTTGCACCAGTACCAGGACACAGATGGCCACTTTTCGCTTGTTAG GAATTTCCGACTTGCCGACCTTGTTACTATCATGAATGGCGTCTGCGGCTCTTTCTCAATTTTTTCATCAGCTCGTTACCTCCTGACGAACGACCCGGAATACCTTTGGACCGCCATGATCTTTCCACTAGCCGGCCTCATGTTCGATTTTATGGATGGAAAGGTGGCAAGGTGGAGAAAGTCGAGCAGTATGTTGGGACAAGAATTGGACAGCTTAGCAGATCTG ATCTCATTTGGAGTTGCTCCCTCTCTCCTTGCATTTGTCGTAGGGCTCAGAACGTATCTTGATACGGTGATACTCACAGGATTCATTTGCTGTGGTCTTGCTCGTCTTGCACGATTCAACGCAACGGTTGCTCTCATTCCCAAAAACGACGGAGGAAAAGCGAAATATTTTGAGGGTCTTCCGATTCCTTCATCTCTTGGACTGGTCGGTGTCCTTTCGTACTGGGCAAAGAAAGGTTGGATTGAAGGGCAGCAAGGCATCCCATGGGGCACCACTACTTTATGGGGTGTCAAGGGAGGACGAGGCGAAGTTCATTTGGTCAGCTTCATCTTCGCATTCTGGGCTGCAGCCATGGTCAGCAAAACTTTGAGGGTCCCCAAACCCTGA